The following coding sequences lie in one Musa acuminata AAA Group cultivar baxijiao chromosome BXJ3-1, Cavendish_Baxijiao_AAA, whole genome shotgun sequence genomic window:
- the LOC135629638 gene encoding vacuolar protein sorting-associated protein 25-like isoform X1 codes for MQRLGNFKLPQFFNFPPFFTLQPVKETREKQVQVWKQLLLDYCRSQKIFVIGLEEDFPLFSNPVIERSLSHEAREVFLSALISEGHAEWMDKDHRKCLMLWLRLQEWADYILNFVKDNGLQDGVMTIEEMRSGTETHGTELAGIDRGLLLRVLRLLEQKGKATIFKGTSADDDGVKFSV; via the exons ATGCAGAGACTAGGGAACTTTAAGCTGCCTCAGTTCTTCAATTTCCCACCTTTCTTCAC TTTGCAGCCAGTGAAGGAAACACGTGAGAAGCAAGTGCAAGTATGGAAGCAGCTGCTACTTGATTACTGCAGAAGTCAAAAGATTTTTGTGATAGGATTGGAAGAAGATTTCCCTCTGTTTTCTAATCCAGTCATTGAAA GATCTTTAAGCCATGAGGCAAGGGAGGTATTTCTTTCTGCTCTGATAAGTGAAG GTCATGCCGAATGGATGGATAAAGATCATAGGAAATGTCTGATGCTTTGGTTAAGACTCCAGGAGTGGGCTGATTATATTTTAAACTTT GTGAAAGACAATGGATTGCAGGATGGTGTCATGACCATTGAAGAAATGCGATCAGGAACTGAAACACATGGTACTG agcttgctgggatagATCGGGGTTTGCTTCTGCGTGTTCTGAGATTACTGGAGCAGAAAGGTAAAGCTACAATATTCAAAGGGACTTCAGCAGATGATGATGGAGTAAAATTTTCTGTCTAA
- the LOC135629638 gene encoding vacuolar protein sorting-associated protein 25-like isoform X2 — MQRLGNFKLPQFFNFPPFFTLQPVKETREKQVQVWKQLLLDYCRSQKIFVIGLEEDFPLFSNPVIERSLSHEAREVFLSALISEGHAEWMDKDHRKCLMLWLRLQEWADYILNFVKDNGLQDGVMTIEEMRSGTETHGTGNVNTTSSMC, encoded by the exons ATGCAGAGACTAGGGAACTTTAAGCTGCCTCAGTTCTTCAATTTCCCACCTTTCTTCAC TTTGCAGCCAGTGAAGGAAACACGTGAGAAGCAAGTGCAAGTATGGAAGCAGCTGCTACTTGATTACTGCAGAAGTCAAAAGATTTTTGTGATAGGATTGGAAGAAGATTTCCCTCTGTTTTCTAATCCAGTCATTGAAA GATCTTTAAGCCATGAGGCAAGGGAGGTATTTCTTTCTGCTCTGATAAGTGAAG GTCATGCCGAATGGATGGATAAAGATCATAGGAAATGTCTGATGCTTTGGTTAAGACTCCAGGAGTGGGCTGATTATATTTTAAACTTT GTGAAAGACAATGGATTGCAGGATGGTGTCATGACCATTGAAGAAATGCGATCAGGAACTGAAACACATGGTACTGGTAATGTCAACACAACTTCCTCAATGTGCTAA
- the LOC135629637 gene encoding mitochondrial carrier protein MTM1-like, with translation MVGCSRHGLPKWIAAATRVDLDGASSSPGSPKSDASSSSLRSSSSSSSSPQIISSSPDPSTGFGERALSAAGAAVLSAVLVNPLDVAKTRLQAQAAGVAYYPLQHPYGRQMAALGPSTLISDFRCSPSCTRAAVFGTEPVCPPECFHYKGTADVIYKVVRQEGFVRLWRGTNAGLALAVPTVGIYLPCYDIFRNWIEEFTACNAPTLTPYAPLFAGSFARSLACVACSPIELARTRMQAYKELQIGAKPPGMWKTLLDVLSSLRSTNNNHNLQGYRILWTGVGAQLARDVPFSAICWSTLEPIRRRLLSRFGEEGNAASVLGANFSAGFVAGSIAAAATCPLDVAKTRRQIEKDPSRALNMTTRQTLVEVWRTGGIKGLFTGVGPRVGRAGPSVGIVVSFYEVVKYILHQRHNSS, from the exons ATGGTGGGTTGCTCGAGGCATGGCTTGCCTAAGTGGATCGCGGCCGCCACCAGAGTAGACCTCGACGGGGCCTCCTCCTCCCCTGGTTCTCCCAAGTCCGATGCCTCTTCCTCCTCGTtgcggtcgtcgtcgtcgtcttcttcaTCCCCTCAGATCATATCCTCTTCTCCCGACCCCTCCACGGGCTTCGGGGAGAGGGCGCTGTCCGCGGCGGGGGCCGCCGTGCTCTCCGCCGTCCTCGTGAATCCCCTCGACGTCGCAAAG ACAAGGTTGCAGGCGCAGGCAGCTGGAGTTGCATACTATCCTTTGCAGCATCCATATGGAAGACAAATGGCGGCCCTTGGCCCAAGCACG TTGATTTCGGATTTCAGATGCTCCCCATCATGCACTCGTGCTGCAGTTTTTGGTACTGAACCAGTTTGCCCTCCTGAATGTTTTCACTACAAGGGAACAGCAGATGTTATATATAAAGTTGTTAGACAA GAAGGCTTTGTTAGATTGTGGAGGGGTACAAATGCAGGATTAGCATTGGCTGTACCAAct GTAGGAATATACTTACCTTGTTATGACATATTCCGCAATTGGATTGAGGAGTTCACAGCCTGCAATGCTCCAACGTTGACACCTTATGCCCCTCTATTTGCAGGCTCATTTGCACGCTCATTGGCATGTGTTGCTTGTTCACCTATCGAGCTAGCAAGAACACGTATGCAG GCATATAAAGAATTGCAAATCGGAGCAAAGCCCCCGGGAATGTGGAAAACATTACTTGATGTTCTATCATCTCTTAGGAGTACCAATAACAATCATAACT TGCAGGGCTATCGCATCCTATGGACAGGTGTGGGAGCACAACTTGCTCGTGATGTTCCATTTTCTGCTATATGTTGGTCAACTCTTGAGCCG ATTCGCCGAAGATTACTGTCGCGGTTTGGTGAGGAAGGCAATGCAGCCAGTGTACTAGGGGCAAACTTCTCAGCTGGTTTTGTTGCAGGGAGCATTGCTGCTGCAGCCACATGTCCTCTTGATGTTGCAAAAACACGGAGACAAATTGAG AAGGACCCGTCAAGAGCACTAAATATGACCACAAGACAGACACTGGTAGAAGTTTGGAG GACTGGAGGTATCAAAGGTCTCTTTACAGGTGTAGGTCCTCGAGTTGGACGAGCGGGCCCTTCTGTTGGAATTGTTGTTTCCTTTTATGAAGTTGTGAAGTACATTTTACATCAAAGGCACAACAGTTCATGA